One window of the Pseudomonas sp. S04 genome contains the following:
- a CDS encoding sigma-54-dependent Fis family transcriptional regulator — protein sequence MSLIKTTTAKLPHEARLAREKLHLEGEVPDGVLRAEIDASWRRSLSHGVHFNGKHELALESSASLDLLLASNRLLIDAALPAIDYLAERQGKEGLIILANSDATILAVEGRADRLKGSGLQDITLGACWSEAVRGTNALGTALVEARPTLIDCGEHYLDRLSDFSCTSVPIRCPHGDILGVLDLTREGPLGRAHDSSALLAMAVSQIESRVFNASYPDEIVLAFHSRRQYLESPWQGLLAVSLGGQILAVSGQACQLLHAERSALVGRRCEEFLGVDGLQLLARLQQGGVGSLQTAKGEFFYKTLRAPQRSINLSTPARSSAKPLKAPVELEALAGNNPRYARALRMARQGLANQLPVLLLGETGTGKEVIARALHLAGARCDKPFVAVNCAAIPEGLIESELFGYREGAFTGSRRGGMVGRLQQAHGGTLFLDEIGDMPLALQARLLRVLQDRKVAPLGAGEEQDIDVALICATHRDLKRLVEDKHFREDLFYRVNGISVMLPALREREDFSALLARLLVKLEAPAVVLHDDLNRLLGGYHWPGNIRQLEMVLRTALAMREPGDSVLTLDHLPDSMLDELNASERPQAGSIRENELELIRQSLDSHQGNVSAAADALGISRATLYRKLKQLRS from the coding sequence ATGAGCCTTATAAAAACAACAACCGCAAAGCTGCCACACGAAGCCCGGCTCGCCCGGGAGAAACTGCACCTTGAAGGCGAAGTCCCCGATGGCGTGTTACGCGCCGAAATCGATGCTTCATGGCGACGCAGCCTCAGCCACGGTGTGCACTTCAATGGCAAGCATGAACTGGCGCTGGAATCGAGCGCGAGCCTGGACCTGCTGTTGGCCAGCAATCGGCTGCTGATCGACGCGGCCCTGCCAGCCATCGATTACCTGGCCGAACGCCAGGGCAAGGAAGGGCTGATTATCCTCGCCAACTCCGATGCCACCATCCTTGCGGTCGAAGGCCGCGCCGATCGCCTCAAGGGCAGCGGTCTGCAGGACATCACCCTCGGTGCCTGCTGGAGCGAAGCCGTTCGTGGCACCAACGCGCTGGGTACCGCCCTGGTGGAAGCGCGACCGACGCTGATCGATTGCGGCGAACACTACCTCGATCGCCTGAGCGATTTCTCCTGCACCTCCGTGCCCATTCGTTGTCCCCACGGCGACATCCTCGGCGTACTCGACCTGACCCGCGAAGGTCCGCTGGGCCGCGCCCACGACAGCAGCGCGCTGCTGGCCATGGCTGTCAGCCAGATCGAAAGCCGGGTGTTCAACGCCAGTTATCCGGACGAAATCGTCCTGGCTTTCCACAGTCGCCGGCAATACCTCGAATCCCCCTGGCAAGGCTTGCTGGCCGTGAGCCTGGGCGGGCAGATCCTCGCAGTCAGCGGCCAGGCCTGCCAGTTGCTGCACGCCGAGCGTTCGGCGCTGGTCGGACGACGCTGCGAAGAGTTTCTTGGGGTCGACGGCTTGCAACTGCTGGCGCGTCTGCAGCAGGGCGGTGTCGGCAGCCTGCAAACGGCCAAGGGCGAGTTCTTCTACAAAACCCTGCGCGCCCCCCAGCGTTCGATCAACCTCAGCACGCCCGCGCGCAGCAGCGCAAAACCGCTCAAGGCGCCAGTGGAGCTCGAAGCCCTGGCCGGCAACAATCCGCGTTATGCCCGCGCTTTGCGCATGGCCCGCCAGGGCCTGGCCAATCAATTGCCAGTGTTGCTGCTGGGAGAGACCGGCACCGGCAAGGAAGTCATCGCCCGCGCCCTGCACCTGGCCGGCGCCCGTTGTGACAAACCTTTCGTCGCGGTGAATTGCGCGGCGATCCCCGAAGGCCTGATCGAGTCGGAACTGTTCGGCTACCGCGAAGGCGCATTCACTGGTTCGCGGCGTGGCGGCATGGTCGGGCGCCTGCAGCAGGCCCATGGCGGCACCCTGTTTCTCGATGAAATCGGCGACATGCCCCTGGCCTTGCAGGCACGTCTGTTGCGCGTGCTGCAGGATCGCAAGGTGGCGCCGTTGGGTGCCGGTGAAGAACAGGACATCGACGTCGCGCTGATCTGCGCCACCCACCGCGACCTCAAGCGCCTGGTGGAAGACAAACATTTTCGCGAGGACCTGTTTTACCGGGTCAACGGCATCAGCGTGATGCTCCCGGCCTTGCGTGAGCGCGAGGACTTCAGCGCTTTGCTCGCCCGCCTGCTGGTCAAGCTGGAGGCTCCGGCGGTCGTTCTGCATGACGACTTGAACCGCTTGCTCGGTGGCTACCATTGGCCTGGCAACATCCGCCAACTGGAAATGGTCCTGCGCACCGCGTTGGCCATGCGCGAGCCGGGGGACAGCGTACTGACCCTGGATCACCTGCCCGACAGCATGCTCGACGAATTGAACGCCAGCGAACGCCCGCAGGCGGGCAGCATCCGCGAGAACGAACTGGAACTGATTCGTCAGTCCCTGGACAGCCACCAGGGTAATGTCTCGGCCGCCGCCGACGCCTTGGGCATCAGTCGCGCGACCCTGTACCGCAAGCTTAAACAGTTGCGCAGCTGA
- the mrdA gene encoding penicillin-binding protein 2, whose protein sequence is MPEPIPIKDHEKETRLVNKRLMACALLVAAITCALVVRLYILQVVEFDYHSTISENNRVHVLPITPTRGLIYDRNGVLLADNRPSYNLTLTRERASDVKGELDTLISLLHLPGEDRALFDKALKQMRHPFVPVTLFYELSEEQIAILAVNQFRLPGIDVEPQFVRNYPLGAHFAHSIGYVGRINEKESKTLDSVEYRGTQSVGKTGIEKFYESELHGHVGYEEVETNAQGRVLRVLKHTDPIPGKNIVLSLDVKLQEAAEAALGDRRGSVVALDPATGEVLAMVSKPSFDPNLFVTGISFKQYAALHDSIDRPLFNRVLRGLYAPGSTIKPEVAIAGLDAGVVTPQTRVFDPGYYQLPDFDHKYRNWNHSGDGWVDMDAAIMRSNDTYFYDLAHKLGIDRLHDYMAMFGLGEKVSLDMFEESAGLMPSPAWKRATRRQAWFPGETVILGIGQGYMQVTPLQLAQATALIANKGVWNRPHLARSVDGIAPVDEHPMPNILLKDPRDWEQVNHGMQMVMHDARGIARAAAAGAQYRIAGKSGTAQVVAIKQGERYNRAKTLERNRDNALFVGFAPAEHPKIVISVMIENGEAGGRVAGPVVRQIMDAWLLDNDGHLKPQYASPSKAHGDPQV, encoded by the coding sequence ATGCCTGAACCCATCCCCATCAAGGACCACGAGAAAGAAACCCGCCTGGTCAACAAACGGCTAATGGCCTGCGCGCTGCTCGTGGCGGCCATCACTTGCGCCCTGGTGGTGCGCTTGTACATCCTGCAGGTCGTCGAATTTGACTACCACTCGACCATCTCCGAAAACAATCGGGTGCACGTGCTGCCCATCACCCCAACGCGTGGCCTGATCTACGACCGCAATGGGGTGCTGCTGGCCGATAACCGGCCCAGCTACAACCTCACCCTCACCCGTGAGCGCGCCAGCGATGTGAAAGGCGAACTGGATACCCTCATCAGTTTGCTGCACCTGCCTGGCGAAGACCGTGCATTGTTCGACAAGGCGCTGAAACAGATGCGCCATCCTTTTGTCCCCGTCACCCTGTTCTACGAGTTGAGCGAAGAGCAAATCGCCATCCTCGCCGTCAATCAGTTCCGCTTGCCCGGCATCGATGTCGAACCGCAGTTTGTGCGCAACTATCCGCTGGGCGCGCACTTTGCCCACTCCATCGGTTATGTCGGGCGGATCAACGAGAAAGAATCCAAGACCCTGGACTCAGTGGAGTACCGCGGCACCCAGTCGGTCGGCAAGACCGGCATCGAGAAGTTCTACGAGTCCGAGCTGCACGGTCACGTTGGTTACGAAGAGGTCGAGACCAACGCCCAGGGGCGCGTGCTGCGGGTGCTCAAGCACACCGACCCGATTCCCGGGAAGAACATCGTCCTCAGCCTCGACGTCAAACTGCAAGAGGCTGCGGAAGCCGCACTGGGTGACCGGCGCGGTTCGGTGGTCGCTCTCGACCCGGCCACCGGCGAGGTGCTGGCCATGGTCAGCAAGCCGAGTTTCGACCCCAACCTGTTTGTCACCGGCATTAGTTTCAAGCAATACGCCGCGCTGCACGACTCCATCGACCGCCCGTTATTCAACCGCGTGCTGCGCGGCCTGTATGCGCCGGGCTCGACCATCAAGCCAGAGGTGGCGATTGCTGGCCTGGATGCCGGGGTGGTGACGCCACAGACTCGGGTCTTCGATCCGGGCTACTACCAATTGCCCGACTTCGACCACAAATACCGCAACTGGAACCACAGTGGTGACGGCTGGGTCGACATGGACGCGGCGATCATGCGTTCCAACGACACCTACTTCTACGACCTGGCGCATAAGCTGGGCATCGACCGCCTGCACGACTACATGGCCATGTTCGGCCTCGGCGAAAAAGTCTCGCTGGACATGTTCGAAGAGTCAGCCGGTCTGATGCCATCGCCCGCCTGGAAACGTGCTACGCGCCGCCAGGCCTGGTTCCCGGGGGAGACGGTGATCCTCGGCATCGGCCAGGGCTACATGCAGGTCACCCCCCTGCAGCTCGCCCAGGCCACGGCGCTGATCGCCAACAAGGGCGTGTGGAACCGTCCGCACCTGGCCAGGAGCGTCGATGGCATCGCGCCAGTGGACGAACATCCAATGCCCAACATCCTGTTGAAAGACCCGCGCGACTGGGAGCAGGTCAACCACGGCATGCAGATGGTCATGCACGATGCACGCGGCATTGCCCGGGCGGCAGCGGCGGGTGCCCAGTACCGCATCGCCGGCAAGAGCGGCACCGCCCAGGTGGTAGCGATCAAGCAGGGCGAACGTTACAACCGGGCGAAGACCCTGGAGCGCAACCGCGACAACGCCTTGTTCGTCGGTTTTGCCCCGGCCGAACACCCCAAGATCGTAATCTCGGTGATGATCGAAAACGGCGAGGCCGGCGGTCGTGTCGCAGGTCCCGTGGTGCGGCAGATCATGGACGCCTGGCTGCTGGACAACGACGGCCACCTGAAACCGCAATACGCCAGCCCGAGCAAGGCTCATGGCGACCCTCAGGTATGA